In Erigeron canadensis isolate Cc75 chromosome 1, C_canadensis_v1, whole genome shotgun sequence, a single window of DNA contains:
- the LOC122586101 gene encoding NEP1-interacting protein 1-like: MNKSIKLSMLSSSSLQKGYHYGDKIRDLCTPIVSQVFIQGLLFIFIFQFGIVGGTIGAVGGALIGFKNKRSFVLDIIIGVASGAVLSYKIIRTCYDHFLHSDHVDEHECLLHLIDIVIGDLESKLLRDQDHIFLITKIASCEKLIKLPKIKVSNHDVFDASGNTTCCSICLQDFEVGNSAGIFPKCEHKFHPKCISQWLVTHNSCPVCRRTL; the protein is encoded by the exons ATGAACAAGTCCATCAAACTTAGTATGCTTTCATCTTCATCCTTACAAAAAGGATACCATTATGGTGACAAGATAAGAGATCTTTGCACCCCCATAGTTTCTCAAGTTTTCATACAAGGACTATTATTTATCTTCATATTCCAATTTGGTATAG TTGGGGGTACAATCGGAGCCGTAGGAGGAGCATTGATCGGGTTCAAGAACAAAAGGAGCTTCGTACTAGATATAATCATCGGTGTAGCATCAGGGGCCGTTTTGTCATATAAAATCATTCGGACATGCTATGATCATTTCTTGCATTCTGATCACGTTGATGAACATGAATGTCTCCTTCACTTG ATTGATATTGTTATAGGTGATTTGGAATCAAAACTTCTTCGAGATCAGGATCATATATTTCTAATCACCAAG ATTGCAAGTTGTGAAAAGCTAATCAAGCTTCCAAAGATCAAAGTATCAAACCATGATGTGTTTGACGCTTCTGGAAACACAACTTGTTGCTCAATTTGCCTTCAG GATTTTGAGGTTGGGAATTCAGCTGGAATATTTCCAAAGTGCGAACACAAATTTCATCCCAAATGCATATCCCAATGGCTTGTTACTCACAATTCATGTCCAGTTTGCAGAAGAACCCTATAA
- the LOC122580524 gene encoding probable nucleoredoxin 2, which yields MKEQLSPINTTSPTVVTRHRYSSLFASDHRDFLLSPTGAQINISDLEDKIVGIYFSANWYPQCQSFTKLLVEVYNQIKETNNESNFEIVFVSSDEDLNAFNNYYQSYMPWLAIPFSDLETKKALNKKFDIEGIPCLIILHPHDDTSVVHDGVELIYRYGVEAYPFTNERLDELLKQEKEKHDQQTLLTLLTNHDRNFVLAHSASKEVPVSSLIGKTIGLYFSAQWCLPSHKFTPKLISIYQKIKQKLIQQEFNEELEDFEIIYISSDHDQLEFESSFGTMPWLALPFGDPNSKELTKYFDIRGIPSLIILGPDGKTVTRNGRSLINLYEEEAYPFTEARVELLEKQMDEDAKNLPSMELHSGHRHQLTLVSQGNGGGPFICCDCDEQGSGWAYQCIDCGYEVHTKCVRPVVQVSSA from the exons ATAAACATTTCGGATCTTGAAGACAAAATCGTGGGTATATACTTTTCAGCAAATTGGTATCCACAATGCCAGAGTTTTACCAAACTCTTAGTCGAAGTATACAATCAAATTAAAGAGACGAACAACGAATCAAACTTTGAGATCGTCTTCGTTTCATCAGACGAAGACTTGAACGCTTTCAATAACTATTATCAATCATATATGCCATGGCTCGCGATTCCTTTTTCTGATTTGGAAACTAAAAAGGCTTTGAACAAGAAATTTGACATTGAGGGAATTCCATGTTTGATAATTTTACATCCTCATGATGATACAAGTGTCGTACACGATGGAGTTGAGTTGATATATCGTTATGGCGTTGAGGCGTACCCGTTTACTAATGAGAGGTTAGATGAATTGTTGAAGCAAGAAAAGGAGAAGCATGATCAACAAACTTTGTTGACTCTACTTACAAATCATGATAGAAATTTTGTTTTGGCTCATTCGGCATCAAAAGAG GTACCTGTTTCTTCTTTGATAGGCAAAACCATTGGGCTTTACTTTTCAGCCCAATGGTGTCTCCCAAGTCACAAATTCACTCCCAAGTTGATCTCCATTTaccaaaagataaaacaaaagCTAATTCAGCAAGAGTTCAATGAGGAACTAGAAGACTTTGAAATCATATACATCTCGAGTGATCACGATCAGCTAGAGTTTGAGTCCTCTTTCGGTACAATGCCGTGGCTAGCCCTCCCGTTTGGCGACCCAAATAGTAAGGAACTAACCAAATACTTTGATATAAGGGGTATTCCTAGTTTGATCATTTTAGGACCCGATGGAAAAACTGTCACAAGGAACGGACGAAGTTTAATTAACTTGTATGAAGAGGAAGCGTATCCTTTTACTGAGGCTCGGGTCGAGCTATTGGAGAAGCAGATGGACGAGGATGCCAAGAATCTACCTAGCATGGAGCTACATTCGGGCCATCGTCATCAACTCACACTAGTGTCTCAAGGAAATGGGGGAGGGCCATTTATATGTTGTGATTGTGATGAGCAAGGTTCGGGTTGGGCTTATCAATGCATTGATTGTGGGTATGAAGTGCATACCAAGTGTGTTAGACCAGTGGTTCAGGTCTCTAGTGCTTGA
- the LOC122587317 gene encoding EP1-like glycoprotein 3, whose translation MVWTTNTAGSSVVGTNLTDSGNLVLYDSNSQVVWQSFDHPTDCLLPGQPLFQGQKLIPSVSSTNWTAQKGMYALQVTDKGLFAYLDSNPPQAYFSYMVSRKNETKGKSYARWLNGSLDLLINSVEPSNPDYNISISLASSAQYMQLMPDGHLKVFEFQVNGWTEAGDLLTDSDFGECDYPLVCGRNSICSNKQQCSCPASSSPRIDYFRAVNYEESHLGCSEITPLTCNAIQDQVFIALENVKNFTSTADMEKVDMETCKRACLNNCSCKAALFQYDSNMLSGECYLPSELFTMAALRNNSPDRYVKAKAFIKVQQARTQKKKT comes from the coding sequence ATGGTTTGGACCACCAACACTGCAGGGTCATCTGTTGTTGGCACGAACTTGACTGATTCTGGAAACCTGGTTTTGTATGATTCCAATAGCCAGGTGGTTTGGCAATCTTTTGATCACCCGACCGATTGTTTGTTACCCGGACAACCCTTGTTTCAAGGTCAAAAGTTGATACCTAGTGTTTCGTCAACGAATTGGACAGCTCAGAAAGGTATGTACGCTCTTCAAGTCACCGATAAAGGTTTGTTTGCTTATCTTGATTCAAACCCACCTCAGGCCTATTTCAGTTACATGGTTTCTAGAAAAAATGAAACTAAAGGGAAAAGTTATGCTAGGTGGTTGAATGGGAGTCtggatttattaattaattctgTGGAGCCAAGTAATCCTGATTACAATATTTCTATAAGCCTGGCATCATCAGCACAGTATATGCAACTGATGCCAGATGGGCACTTGAAAGTGTTTGAATTTCAAGTAAATGGGTGGACAGAGGCTGGTGATCTACTTACAGACAGTGATTTTGGAGAGTGTGATTATCCTTTGGTTTGTGGGAGAAATTCCATTTGCTCGAATAAGCAACAATGTAGCTGTCCGGCATCAAGCTCCCCCAGGATAGACTATTTCAGAGCAGTAAATTATGAAGAAAGTCACCTTGGTTGCTCTGAAATTACACCTCTCACTTGTAATGCTATCCAAGATCAAGTTTTTATTGCACTCGAGAATGTCAAGAACTTCACCTCTACTGCTGACATGGAGAAAGTGGACATGGAGACCTGCAAACGTGCATGTCTCAACAATTGCTCGTGTAAAGCCGCTTTGTTTCAGTATGATTCCAACATGTTAagtggtgaatgttatttaccTTCTGAACTGTTTACAATGGCCGCTCTTCGGAATAATAGTCCAGATCGATATGTGAAAGCTAAAGCTTTTATAAAAGTCCAGCAGGCAAGAACCCAAAAGAAGAAAACTTGA